From Candidatus Acidulodesulfobacterium acidiphilum, a single genomic window includes:
- a CDS encoding bifunctional folylpolyglutamate synthase/dihydrofolate synthase: protein MNSLYKVNGLNDFFMDFGLERIEALMNFAGNPQNKLKIIHVAGTNGKGSTCRFLYYILKEHGLKTGLYTSPHLDNFNERIIVGEDTISDSDVARLSSFFDEITNKENIFKNIGKPTFFELTTAICFKYFFEKKVEVAVIETGLGGRLDATNIIKKPLVSVITNISADHKDILGNSLKKIALEKAGIIKKNSIAVCGEKNKKIRQIIQYYALGVNSLFFSSDTVKLIKKSFFFEYKGLNIDIKNIKNPNFALYQNDNLKLAVLAAEIISKYYSKALKFNLNEGLLKSAVLKFKNEGRFEIIKYKNNDIILDGAHNPDGIKKLIASLKKIFPNNNFVTIFAVMKDKDYNMILKRLSTLGGKIIFTGLRNNERALKIKELKKISLDNKYFKDIFLSSGIKESLETALKIKSADDIILICGSLYLIGEFKKLTKGSINK, encoded by the coding sequence ATGAATAGCTTATACAAGGTTAACGGGTTAAACGATTTTTTTATGGATTTCGGATTGGAAAGAATCGAAGCGTTAATGAATTTTGCCGGCAACCCGCAAAATAAGCTCAAAATAATACATGTAGCCGGAACTAACGGGAAAGGTTCTACCTGCAGGTTTTTATATTATATTTTAAAAGAACACGGTTTAAAAACCGGTTTATATACCTCTCCCCATCTGGATAATTTTAACGAAAGAATAATAGTCGGCGAAGATACGATTAGCGATTCGGATGTTGCAAGGCTTAGTAGTTTTTTTGATGAAATAACGAATAAAGAAAATATTTTTAAAAACATAGGCAAGCCTACTTTTTTCGAGCTTACCACGGCAATATGTTTTAAATATTTTTTTGAAAAAAAAGTAGAAGTTGCAGTAATAGAAACCGGTCTTGGAGGCAGATTAGACGCAACCAACATAATTAAAAAGCCGTTAGTTTCCGTTATTACGAATATATCGGCGGATCATAAAGATATACTAGGCAATTCGCTTAAAAAAATTGCGCTCGAAAAAGCCGGAATTATAAAAAAAAATTCGATAGCCGTTTGCGGAGAAAAAAATAAAAAAATAAGACAAATTATACAATATTACGCTTTAGGCGTAAATTCTTTGTTTTTTTCGTCCGATACCGTAAAATTAATCAAAAAAAGTTTTTTTTTCGAGTATAAAGGGTTAAATATAGATATAAAAAATATAAAAAATCCTAATTTTGCTTTATATCAGAACGACAATCTTAAATTGGCTGTTTTAGCGGCCGAAATTATTTCTAAATATTATTCTAAGGCTCTTAAATTTAATTTAAACGAAGGATTATTAAAGAGTGCCGTTCTTAAATTTAAAAATGAAGGCCGTTTTGAGATAATAAAATATAAAAATAACGATATTATTTTAGACGGAGCGCATAATCCCGACGGAATTAAAAAACTTATCGCTTCTTTAAAGAAAATTTTTCCGAATAATAATTTCGTGACTATTTTTGCCGTTATGAAAGACAAAGACTACAACATGATTTTAAAAAGGCTTTCGACGCTCGGCGGAAAAATTATATTTACCGGATTGCGCAACAACGAAAGAGCGCTTAAAATTAAAGAATTAAAAAAAATTTCCTTAGACAATAAATATTTTAAAGATATATTTCTTTCCAGCGGCATAAAAGAATCTCTTGAAACCGCATTAAAAATTAAGAGCGCGGACGATATTATATTGATATGCGGTTCTCTTTATTTGATAGGGGAATTTAAAAAATTGACGAAAGGCTCGATAAATAAATGA
- a CDS encoding acetyl-CoA carboxylase carboxyltransferase subunit beta gives MLLFKSKNGKKEQSKPGKVSEGLWIKCPSCSEIIYKKELERNLEVCPKCNYHFRIEAEKRIKMIFDEGSFQELFDDIKPQDLLNFVDTKKYKERLKEDTEKTGLSDAVVSGIGKILGISVAASVFDFNFMGGSMGRVAGEKIARTFRYAIENKFPVIIFTSSGGARMQEGIYSLMQMSKTVALVSEFNRTGMPYISVLTDPTTGGVSASFATIGDVIIAEPKALIGFAGPRVIEKTIHQSLPEGFQRSEYLLEHGMIDMIVERKNLREVLKKLLTLLINE, from the coding sequence ATGCTTTTATTTAAATCAAAAAACGGTAAAAAAGAACAAAGTAAGCCTGGCAAGGTGTCCGAGGGTTTATGGATTAAATGTCCAAGCTGCAGCGAAATTATATATAAAAAAGAGTTGGAAAGAAATCTTGAGGTATGTCCCAAATGCAACTATCATTTCAGGATAGAAGCCGAAAAAAGAATAAAAATGATATTCGACGAGGGCAGTTTTCAGGAATTATTCGACGATATCAAGCCTCAAGACCTTCTTAATTTCGTAGATACAAAAAAATATAAAGAAAGACTTAAGGAAGATACCGAAAAAACCGGCCTTTCGGATGCGGTTGTTTCGGGCATCGGTAAAATACTAGGAATATCCGTTGCCGCTTCGGTGTTTGATTTTAATTTTATGGGCGGTTCTATGGGAAGAGTCGCGGGCGAAAAAATTGCAAGGACGTTTCGGTATGCCATAGAAAACAAGTTTCCCGTAATAATATTTACTTCTTCCGGCGGAGCAAGAATGCAGGAAGGCATTTATTCTCTTATGCAGATGTCTAAAACGGTGGCTTTAGTTTCCGAATTTAACAGGACGGGCATGCCTTATATTTCCGTTCTTACCGACCCTACCACCGGCGGCGTATCGGCAAGTTTTGCGACTATAGGAGACGTTATTATAGCCGAGCCTAAAGCTTTAATAGGATTTGCAGGGCCCAGGGTTATAGAAAAAACTATACATCAAAGCCTTCCGGAAGGGTTTCAAAGGTCGGAGTACCTTCTGGAACACGGCATGATAGACATGATAGTCGAAAGAAAAAACTTGCGTGAAGTCTTAAAAAAATTGTTGACGCTTCTCATAAATGAATAG
- a CDS encoding tryptophan synthase subunit alpha, whose protein sequence is MRNDINFKHNNKIDVVFKKLKEEKKKAFIPFISIGDPDIETSLDIAKTLAENGADIIELGFPFSDPMADGKVIQRSYERALKNKIAMEDAFNFIKRLKDFKDIPVILFTYYNPVFVMGEKFAEGAEEAGVEGVLVVDLPPEECGEFTKYIEDRNIYQIFLLAPTTDKDRMRLVLSYAKGFVYYVSVTGVTGARKNLPETVKSNVKEIKKITALPVGVGFGISSKEQAKDIAKHSDAIIIGSRIIQFIEDNINDKELILKKIAEFSKDIRSVL, encoded by the coding sequence ATGCGGAACGATATAAATTTCAAACATAATAATAAAATAGACGTCGTATTTAAAAAACTGAAAGAAGAAAAAAAGAAAGCTTTTATACCTTTTATATCAATAGGCGATCCCGATATTGAAACGTCTTTAGATATAGCTAAAACTTTAGCCGAAAATGGAGCCGACATAATAGAACTAGGTTTTCCGTTTTCCGACCCTATGGCAGACGGCAAGGTAATACAGCGGTCGTACGAAAGAGCGTTGAAGAATAAAATTGCTATGGAAGATGCATTCAATTTTATAAAACGCTTAAAAGATTTTAAGGACATTCCGGTAATTTTGTTTACATACTATAATCCGGTTTTCGTAATGGGCGAAAAATTTGCGGAAGGAGCCGAAGAAGCCGGCGTAGAAGGCGTTCTTGTAGTGGATTTGCCGCCGGAAGAGTGCGGAGAATTTACTAAATATATAGAAGATAGAAATATATATCAGATTTTTCTGCTTGCGCCTACTACCGATAAGGACAGAATGCGTCTAGTTCTGTCATATGCGAAAGGCTTCGTATATTACGTCAGCGTAACCGGCGTTACGGGAGCTAGAAAAAATCTTCCGGAAACCGTCAAGTCAAATGTTAAAGAGATTAAAAAAATAACAGCTCTTCCCGTCGGAGTGGGTTTCGGCATATCTTCGAAGGAGCAGGCAAAAGATATCGCAAAACATTCCGATGCAATAATAATAGGTTCGCGCATAATTCAGTTTATAGAAGACAATATTAACGATAAAGAGCTTATATTAAAGAAAATAGCGGAATTTTCGAAGGATATAAGGTCGGTTTTATAA
- the trpB gene encoding tryptophan synthase subunit beta, whose product MKLPDDNGHFGEYGGRYISETLMPAVIELEKFYKKIRNDKEFIKDFKYYLKNYVGRPSPLYFAERLSKVYDAEIFLKREDLNHTGAHKINNTIGQALLAVRMGKKRIIAETGAGQHGVATATVCALFGLDCEVFMGKKDVERQKQNVFRMELLGAKVNSVEAGSQTLKDAMNEAIRDWITNIQTTYYMIGTVAGPHPYPLIVRDFQSVIGKEVLKQLKKLPDILIACVGGGSNAIGLFYPFLKYDGIKIYAVEAGGYGIETGMHAASITGGKPGVLHGNKTYLLQDEYGRIKDAHSIAAGLDYPGIGPEHSYFADEKRIIFDSVTDEEAVKAFQKLCKLEGIIPALESSHAIAYLEKIKKEIKGKTVVINLSGRGDKDMHTISEYLSATKFGKVKSGAEDEHN is encoded by the coding sequence ATGAAATTGCCTGACGACAACGGTCACTTCGGCGAATACGGCGGAAGATATATTTCCGAAACTTTAATGCCTGCCGTAATAGAACTTGAAAAATTTTATAAAAAGATAAGAAACGATAAAGAATTTATTAAAGATTTTAAATATTACCTGAAAAATTATGTAGGAAGACCGAGCCCTCTTTATTTTGCAGAGAGACTATCCAAGGTTTACGACGCCGAAATATTTCTTAAGCGCGAAGATCTAAACCATACCGGAGCGCATAAAATCAACAATACTATCGGACAGGCTCTGCTTGCCGTAAGAATGGGCAAAAAGCGTATTATAGCCGAAACCGGAGCGGGACAGCACGGCGTCGCTACTGCGACTGTTTGTGCGTTATTCGGCTTAGACTGCGAAGTTTTTATGGGGAAAAAAGACGTGGAAAGGCAAAAACAGAACGTTTTCAGGATGGAGCTTCTCGGCGCAAAAGTAAATTCCGTAGAGGCGGGCTCGCAGACTTTAAAAGACGCTATGAACGAAGCTATCAGAGACTGGATAACCAATATTCAAACGACCTATTATATGATAGGGACGGTTGCCGGACCCCATCCTTATCCTTTAATAGTAAGGGATTTTCAATCGGTCATCGGCAAAGAAGTATTAAAACAATTAAAGAAACTCCCCGACATTTTAATAGCCTGCGTCGGCGGAGGAAGCAACGCTATAGGGTTGTTCTATCCGTTTTTAAAATATGACGGGATTAAAATTTATGCGGTAGAAGCCGGAGGCTATGGAATAGAAACCGGAATGCACGCCGCTTCTATTACCGGAGGAAAGCCGGGAGTACTTCACGGAAATAAAACTTATCTTCTTCAGGACGAATACGGCAGAATTAAAGATGCCCATTCGATTGCCGCAGGATTAGATTATCCGGGTATAGGTCCGGAACACAGCTATTTCGCAGACGAAAAAAGGATTATTTTCGACAGCGTTACCGATGAAGAGGCGGTTAAAGCTTTTCAAAAACTTTGCAAACTTGAAGGTATTATTCCTGCTTTAGAAAGTTCTCATGCAATAGCATATTTAGAAAAAATAAAAAAAGAAATAAAAGGTAAAACCGTAGTAATAAATCTTTCCGGCAGAGGCGATAAAGATATGCATACTATTTCGGAGTATCTTTCGGCGACTAAATTTGGTAAAGTCAAAAGCGGTGCGGAGGACGAGCATAATTAA
- a CDS encoding phosphoribosylanthranilate isomerase, with protein MADIPSVKICGLTNAADARQALRLGADAIGFIFYDKSPRYIRPEDAKFLIEDLRLSENAVKKFLSAQRNVIVAGVFVNEDPLKLRKIIKDADIDLVQLSGNEPVEYIEKLGIDKKFIIKAVHVKTKDDVDKILLYKKAGVSVLIDASADGGKFGGTGIRVSTDLLNGLNMNDIILAGGIDETNVESIVKSVKPYGLDLSSKIESFPGKKNIDKMSLFFQNLRRVADEIA; from the coding sequence ATGGCTGATATTCCAAGCGTTAAAATATGCGGATTGACTAATGCGGCGGATGCCCGCCAAGCATTAAGGCTGGGGGCGGACGCTATAGGTTTTATTTTTTACGATAAATCGCCGAGATACATACGGCCTGAAGATGCTAAATTTTTAATAGAAGACCTCAGGCTGAGCGAAAATGCCGTAAAAAAATTTTTATCGGCACAAAGAAATGTTATAGTTGCGGGAGTTTTTGTTAACGAAGACCCTTTGAAACTAAGAAAAATTATTAAAGATGCCGATATAGACCTGGTTCAGCTGTCCGGAAACGAGCCGGTAGAATATATAGAAAAGCTCGGCATAGACAAAAAATTTATAATAAAAGCCGTGCACGTTAAAACTAAAGACGATGTCGATAAAATTTTATTATATAAAAAAGCCGGCGTTAGCGTTCTGATAGATGCTTCCGCAGACGGCGGCAAGTTCGGCGGAACGGGCATAAGGGTAAGTACGGATTTACTTAACGGTTTAAATATGAACGATATAATTTTAGCAGGCGGAATAGACGAAACAAACGTGGAAAGCATAGTTAAGTCAGTTAAGCCATACGGTTTGGATCTTTCTTCAAAAATAGAATCTTTTCCCGGCAAAAAGAATATAGATAAGATGAGTTTATTTTTTCAAAACCTCAGGAGGGTGGCGGATGAAATTGCCTGA
- the trpC gene encoding indole-3-glycerol phosphate synthase TrpC: MILDDILNEKKKEVEKFKSSIDESAYKSKALNFFNGRRSLKDALKPRSNGEAVSYRICSIIAEVKKASPSKGLLSANYKPEELALLYEEGGASAISVLTDKKFFMGSPSDIAKVRDKVSLPVLRKDFIIDEIQVFESKLIGADAILLIIKALKEPEYKKLLALADELSLDVLTEISDEGELEIAYKYNAEIIGINSRDLRTFKTDLFKTANLAERIPVGKLIVAESGINGRNDIEMLMKRGVNSFLVGEALVVSSNAAETLKNFLSPYSLDNDYIQ; the protein is encoded by the coding sequence ATGATATTAGACGACATATTAAATGAAAAGAAGAAAGAAGTAGAAAAATTTAAGTCGTCCATAGACGAATCTGCTTATAAAAGCAAGGCATTAAATTTTTTTAACGGCAGAAGGAGTTTAAAAGACGCCTTAAAGCCAAGGTCTAACGGAGAGGCCGTTTCTTACCGGATTTGCAGTATTATAGCGGAGGTTAAAAAGGCATCTCCTTCAAAAGGACTTCTTTCGGCAAATTATAAACCCGAAGAGCTTGCATTGCTTTACGAGGAAGGAGGAGCAAGCGCTATCTCCGTTCTTACGGATAAAAAATTTTTTATGGGCAGTCCGTCCGATATTGCAAAAGTTCGGGATAAGGTAAGCCTTCCCGTTTTGAGAAAAGATTTTATTATAGACGAAATCCAGGTTTTTGAATCTAAATTAATCGGAGCGGACGCTATTTTATTGATTATTAAAGCGTTAAAAGAACCGGAATATAAAAAATTGCTTGCACTTGCAGACGAACTTTCGTTAGACGTCCTTACCGAAATATCGGACGAAGGCGAGTTGGAAATTGCTTATAAATATAATGCCGAAATTATAGGAATAAACAGCAGGGATTTAAGAACGTTTAAAACGGATTTATTTAAAACGGCTAATTTAGCCGAAAGAATACCTGTCGGAAAACTTATCGTAGCCGAAAGCGGAATTAACGGCAGGAACGATATCGAGATGCTTATGAAAAGAGGAGTAAACTCCTTTCTTGTCGGCGAAGCGCTGGTTGTTTCCTCAAATGCCGCCGAAACGTTAAAAAATTTTCTGTCGCCGTATTCCTTGGATAACGATTATATCCAGTAA
- the trpD gene encoding anthranilate phosphoribosyltransferase produces MEEKLIKEILLRAASGYSLERDESYEIFNAILKGLLTQAQIASLLTSLKIKGETVEEIAGAAIAMRENALSSSAGIGEEYKKNLVDTCGTGGDSKNTFNISTCSAFIAAGAGVKIAKHGNYAVSSKSGSADVLKELGVNISLEAERVIESIEYANIGFLFAPKFHSAMKYAAPVRKELGFKTIFNILGPLTNPFGAKRQIMGVYSGDLSEKVIKALKLLNIDQAFVVHGRDGMDEISLSSVTDIYKLNDKGEVEYFEFNPEEYGFELFSEEHFKSLSVAENSKILYDIITGKKGPKTDIAILNAGFAIIVAGKADNLNDAFKEARNSIESGRALKALQNLIEVTNA; encoded by the coding sequence ATGGAAGAAAAGTTAATAAAAGAAATACTGCTTAGAGCGGCTTCCGGCTATTCTTTAGAAAGGGATGAATCTTACGAAATATTTAACGCAATATTAAAAGGCCTGCTTACGCAAGCGCAGATAGCATCGTTATTGACCTCTCTAAAAATAAAAGGCGAAACCGTCGAAGAAATTGCCGGAGCGGCAATCGCTATGAGAGAAAATGCCCTGTCGTCATCTGCGGGCATCGGCGAAGAATATAAAAAAAACTTGGTGGATACGTGCGGAACCGGAGGAGATTCCAAGAATACGTTTAACATTTCGACGTGTTCTGCTTTTATTGCGGCAGGCGCAGGCGTAAAGATTGCAAAGCACGGCAATTATGCGGTATCTTCTAAATCCGGCAGCGCGGACGTCCTTAAGGAACTTGGCGTTAATATATCTTTGGAAGCAGAACGGGTAATCGAGTCTATAGAGTATGCAAATATAGGTTTCTTATTTGCTCCTAAATTTCATTCCGCAATGAAATATGCGGCGCCGGTCAGGAAAGAATTGGGATTTAAAACGATTTTTAATATACTTGGCCCTCTTACGAATCCTTTTGGCGCAAAAAGACAGATAATGGGAGTATATTCCGGAGACCTGTCCGAAAAAGTTATAAAAGCGTTGAAGCTGTTAAACATTGATCAGGCATTCGTAGTTCACGGCAGAGACGGAATGGACGAAATAAGTCTGTCCTCGGTGACCGATATTTATAAATTAAACGATAAAGGGGAAGTTGAATATTTTGAATTTAACCCCGAAGAATACGGTTTTGAGTTGTTTAGCGAAGAACACTTTAAATCTTTATCTGTTGCCGAAAATTCAAAAATCTTATATGATATAATAACAGGCAAAAAAGGTCCTAAAACAGACATCGCAATTTTAAACGCAGGTTTTGCAATTATAGTTGCCGGTAAAGCTGATAATTTAAACGACGCTTTTAAAGAGGCGAGAAATTCTATAGAATCCGGCAGGGCGTTAAAGGCTTTGCAAAATCTTATAGAAGTAACTAATGCTTAA
- a CDS encoding aminodeoxychorismate/anthranilate synthase component II, producing the protein MILIIDNYDSFTYNIVQYIGELNYDTVVYRNDAIDVSDIAKMKPEKIVISPGPKSPQYAGITVDVIKSFYKEIPILGICLGHQAIGYAFGGEIIRAANIMHGKVSAIEHDSSIIYGGIPSPFEATRYHSLVINKEKVPEAIKVTAISLGDNEIMGIEVKGYKVFGVQFHPESILTSHGKQLINNFLSV; encoded by the coding sequence ATGATACTAATAATAGATAATTACGATTCTTTTACGTACAATATAGTGCAGTATATAGGCGAACTAAACTACGATACCGTCGTATACAGAAACGACGCTATAGACGTTTCCGATATCGCAAAGATGAAGCCGGAAAAAATAGTTATTTCTCCGGGGCCTAAATCTCCGCAATATGCCGGAATTACAGTCGACGTTATTAAAAGTTTCTATAAAGAAATACCGATACTTGGAATATGCTTAGGCCATCAAGCCATAGGATATGCATTCGGCGGCGAAATAATACGCGCCGCAAACATAATGCACGGCAAAGTTTCCGCCATCGAACACGATTCTTCGATAATATACGGCGGAATACCAAGCCCTTTTGAAGCGACGAGGTATCATTCGCTTGTAATTAATAAAGAAAAAGTGCCTGAGGCTATAAAGGTTACCGCCATAAGTTTAGGCGATAACGAAATAATGGGGATAGAGGTAAAAGGTTATAAAGTATTCGGAGTTCAATTTCATCCCGAATCTATTCTAACCTCTCACGGCAAACAGTTAATAAATAATTTTTTATCTGTTTAA
- a CDS encoding anthranilate synthase component I family protein, which yields MSIKPVLSYDDILRTPESYNVIPIIKEISGDMDTPVSIFSAFKKERYSFLFESTEGVGRWGRYSFICLNPALTFRLYKEVLSTDNLTGLDINYPENIKLDDIKQDIFSYIKTILLKFNIYKNNLIDGFIGGLFGYLGYEISGLIEKLPPDKKDVTDVYDLFFMLPRDVIVYDAIEQSIKIMSFIFKDVKNIETLKKEYESALSRLNSLSDKIQKRDAGQNESNGNDKLNFEIIDEIEYEQFKNKVLAAKEYILRGDIFQVQISRRKKIINPPAPFLFYRALRIVNPSPYMFYLKIDDFVITGSSPENLVKLEGDAIETRPIAGTIKRGENPEEDEYFAEKLLKDPKERAEHIMLVDLSRNDIGRVSEKGSVKIGNLMYIEKYSHVQHIVTSVVSKIKKGMDAFDLIKATYPAGTLTGAPKVRAMEIINELEESKRGIYGGGIGYFGFLEEGLCKRMEFCITIRTALFKKDSAYIQAAGGIVYDSTPENEFAETENKLKHLITALKMVERFS from the coding sequence ATGTCTATTAAGCCGGTATTAAGCTACGACGATATTTTAAGAACTCCGGAATCATACAACGTAATTCCTATTATAAAAGAAATAAGCGGCGATATGGATACTCCGGTATCTATATTTTCCGCATTTAAAAAAGAAAGATATTCTTTTTTATTCGAAAGCACGGAAGGCGTAGGCAGGTGGGGAAGGTATTCATTTATTTGCCTAAATCCGGCGCTTACTTTTCGTTTATATAAAGAGGTGCTGAGTACGGATAATCTAACCGGCTTAGATATAAACTATCCTGAAAATATAAAATTAGACGATATAAAACAGGATATTTTCTCTTATATAAAAACAATCCTTTTAAAATTCAATATTTATAAAAATAATCTTATAGACGGTTTTATAGGCGGTTTGTTTGGTTATTTGGGATATGAAATAAGCGGACTTATCGAAAAACTCCCTCCAGATAAAAAAGACGTTACCGACGTTTACGACCTTTTTTTTATGCTGCCTAGGGATGTCATAGTATATGACGCTATAGAACAGTCTATAAAAATAATGTCGTTTATTTTTAAAGACGTCAAAAATATAGAAACACTTAAAAAAGAATATGAATCCGCTCTTTCAAGATTAAATTCTCTGTCCGATAAAATACAAAAAAGAGATGCCGGACAAAATGAATCAAACGGAAACGATAAATTAAATTTTGAAATTATCGACGAAATAGAGTACGAACAATTTAAAAATAAAGTTTTAGCGGCAAAAGAGTATATACTTCGCGGAGACATATTTCAGGTACAAATTTCAAGAAGAAAGAAAATAATAAATCCCCCTGCCCCTTTTCTTTTTTACAGGGCTCTCAGGATTGTAAATCCATCGCCTTACATGTTTTATCTAAAAATAGACGATTTCGTTATTACCGGCTCTTCACCCGAGAATTTAGTTAAATTGGAAGGAGACGCTATAGAGACGCGGCCTATAGCCGGCACTATAAAAAGAGGCGAAAACCCGGAAGAAGACGAATATTTTGCCGAAAAACTCCTTAAAGACCCTAAAGAGAGAGCCGAACACATAATGCTTGTCGATTTAAGCCGAAACGATATAGGCAGAGTTTCCGAAAAAGGCTCGGTGAAAATAGGCAACCTTATGTATATAGAAAAGTATTCCCATGTTCAGCATATAGTAACGAGCGTAGTTTCAAAGATTAAAAAAGGTATGGATGCATTCGACCTTATAAAGGCGACTTATCCTGCCGGAACTCTTACGGGCGCTCCCAAGGTAAGGGCAATGGAAATAATAAACGAATTAGAAGAATCGAAAAGAGGAATTTACGGCGGGGGAATAGGTTATTTCGGTTTTTTAGAAGAAGGTTTATGCAAAAGGATGGAATTCTGCATAACTATAAGAACCGCCCTATTTAAAAAAGATTCAGCTTACATACAGGCGGCAGGCGGTATAGTTTACGATTCAACCCCGGAAAACGAGTTTGCCGAGACCGAAAACAAATTAAAGCATTTAATAACTGCGTTAAAGATGGTTGAAAGGTTTAGCTGA
- the rplQ gene encoding 50S ribosomal protein L17: MRHGKIKTRLNRTSSHRAALLRNMASSLIEYERIETTLPKAKVLRSYVERLITLGKSDNVARRRLAFARLRSKKATTKLFKDLGPRFIDRPGGYVRIIKTGYRAGDASPLGIIEFISKDDKQS, from the coding sequence ATGCGTCACGGAAAAATAAAAACAAGATTAAACAGGACTTCTTCGCACAGAGCGGCTCTTTTAAGAAACATGGCTTCTTCTCTTATCGAATACGAGAGAATCGAGACTACACTGCCTAAAGCTAAAGTATTAAGAAGCTACGTAGAAAGGCTTATTACTTTGGGAAAATCCGATAACGTCGCGAGACGCAGATTGGCTTTTGCAAGATTAAGAAGCAAAAAAGCGACGACCAAACTTTTTAAAGACCTTGGACCTAGATTTATCGACAGGCCAGGAGGATACGTCAGAATAATAAAAACCGGTTACAGAGCCGGCGATGCCAGTCCTCTCGGCATAATAGAGTTTATTTCAAAAGACGATAAACAGTCGTAA
- a CDS encoding DNA-directed RNA polymerase subunit alpha: protein MKKNWLSLIKPKKIEFDKDTYTDYYGKMIVEPLERGFGTTIGNSLRRILLSSIIGYKIVEIKIEGISHEFSSVPGIVEDVTEIILNLKDIDFNMDSEEPETVYIDADKEGEVFASDIKTPHNVQVVNGDKKILTISKGGRFQAQMLVSGGRGYVPSELNSREEAPIGTISLDVSFSPVKKVTMDVSYARVGGITDYDKLIMEIFTNGYITPEDALRSAATILQDQISVFSLFGELDHMPNERKILPETEKINESNLNENLLKSVEELELSVRSANCLKNANIKTIGELVQKTEGEMLRTKNFGRKSLNEIKEVLSTMGLGFGMKVDIPANIAKKDK from the coding sequence ATGAAAAAAAATTGGCTTTCCCTTATTAAGCCAAAGAAAATAGAATTCGATAAAGATACATATACTGACTATTACGGAAAAATGATTGTAGAGCCGCTGGAAAGAGGTTTTGGTACAACCATCGGGAATTCTTTAAGAAGAATACTTTTATCTTCTATAATCGGTTACAAAATAGTTGAAATTAAGATTGAAGGCATTTCCCATGAATTTTCGTCCGTACCCGGTATAGTGGAAGACGTTACCGAAATTATATTAAATTTAAAGGATATAGATTTTAATATGGATTCGGAAGAGCCGGAAACGGTATATATCGACGCGGACAAAGAAGGCGAAGTTTTTGCCTCCGATATCAAAACCCCGCACAATGTTCAGGTAGTAAACGGCGATAAAAAGATATTAACGATATCCAAAGGCGGTCGTTTTCAAGCACAAATGCTTGTTTCCGGCGGCAGAGGATACGTTCCCAGCGAATTAAATTCGCGAGAAGAAGCTCCGATAGGAACTATTTCTTTAGACGTATCTTTTTCGCCGGTTAAAAAAGTGACTATGGACGTTTCGTATGCCAGGGTCGGAGGAATTACAGATTACGATAAACTTATAATGGAAATATTTACGAACGGCTACATCACTCCCGAAGATGCTTTAAGGTCTGCCGCAACTATATTGCAGGACCAGATTTCCGTTTTTTCTTTATTCGGCGAGTTAGACCATATGCCTAATGAAAGAAAAATACTGCCGGAAACGGAAAAGATTAACGAGAGCAATTTAAACGAAAATCTTTTGAAATCCGTCGAAGAACTTGAACTGTCGGTAAGATCGGCAAACTGCCTTAAAAACGCCAATATAAAAACTATTGGCGAACTTGTGCAAAAAACAGAAGGAGAAATGCTCAGAACAAAAAATTTCGGCAGAAAATCTCTTAACGAAATCAAAGAAGTTTTGTCCACTATGGGCTTAGGTTTTGGTATGAAGGTTGATATTCCGGCTAATATTGCAAAGAAAGATAAATAA